The following coding sequences lie in one Parachlamydia acanthamoebae genomic window:
- a CDS encoding glycosyltransferase family 92 protein: protein MLKMLFPKKLVKICFYIFLFAFLIAGIKKTSKMIPQYIPLPLVAGLEKRMEPSDLSKAGLIKLSDQELGYLNQWIVDHPLPLFCGKKVVTTPSELEWVYTSRSLKNTPSQSYFLSVGAIIQNEASYLKEWIEYHKLLGVQHFWIYNHLSTDHYLDVLEPYIRSGEVELIEWTVKKYPACQLTAYEDCIKQAQDQTEWLALIDVDEFLVPHQHTSMQEFLGEFDQFSQILINWQLFGTSNIQSLPKNALLTEHLTYKFPTDFVDQKWNGNQYVKAIVKPSHVAFPVTSSHYYNLKPNYLTVNGLKQIVSPNTTVPEIHVENIQLNHYWFRTLDFFYDVKVGRRQGVGEKYPPEMVEWLLKMGQSEQDFSIQRFIPKLKEAL, encoded by the coding sequence ATGCTGAAAATGCTTTTTCCAAAAAAGCTTGTTAAAATATGTTTTTATATTTTTTTGTTTGCATTTTTGATTGCTGGGATAAAAAAAACATCTAAAATGATTCCCCAGTACATCCCTCTGCCTCTCGTAGCAGGGCTTGAGAAAAGGATGGAACCATCCGACCTTTCGAAGGCAGGACTAATTAAGCTAAGTGATCAAGAACTTGGCTATTTAAATCAATGGATTGTGGATCATCCTCTTCCCCTGTTTTGCGGAAAAAAAGTAGTGACTACACCCTCTGAACTAGAATGGGTGTACACGTCTCGAAGTTTAAAAAACACGCCCTCTCAAAGTTATTTCTTGAGCGTGGGCGCGATCATTCAAAACGAGGCAAGCTATTTAAAAGAGTGGATCGAATACCATAAACTATTGGGTGTTCAGCACTTTTGGATTTATAATCATTTAAGCACAGACCATTATCTAGATGTTCTTGAACCCTACATCCGTTCTGGAGAAGTTGAATTAATTGAGTGGACAGTAAAAAAATATCCTGCGTGCCAATTAACAGCCTATGAGGATTGCATTAAGCAAGCTCAAGATCAAACAGAGTGGTTGGCACTAATTGATGTGGATGAATTTTTAGTTCCTCATCAGCACACCTCCATGCAGGAATTTTTAGGAGAGTTTGATCAATTTAGCCAAATCTTAATCAATTGGCAACTTTTTGGAACTTCTAACATTCAATCTCTTCCAAAAAATGCTTTATTGACAGAGCATTTAACCTATAAATTTCCTACAGACTTTGTGGATCAAAAGTGGAATGGAAATCAATATGTTAAGGCTATTGTAAAACCTTCTCATGTTGCATTTCCCGTAACAAGTTCCCACTATTACAATTTAAAACCTAATTACTTAACAGTAAATGGTTTAAAGCAGATTGTTTCCCCCAATACGACAGTTCCTGAAATCCATGTCGAAAACATTCAACTAAATCATTATTGGTTTAGGACGTTGGATTTCTTCTACGACGTAAAAGTTGGAAGACGTCAAGGTGTGGGAGAAAAATATCCCCCGGAAATGGTGGAATGGCTTTTAAAAATGGGTCAATCAGAACAAGACTTTAGCATTCAACGTTTTATTCCTAAACTTAAAGAGGCTTTATGA
- a CDS encoding alpha/beta hydrolase family protein has protein sequence MKKTETREAVVLTNDENKLFGILHRPLISPPYPAILICHGFGGDKLGRNHLYLILAQLLAKEGIATLRIDFRGCGDSEGNFNEVTFENLLSDAKASLDFLQQDTCIDQNRLGVLGRSLGGALAVLLASHTNAFKTICLWAPLFTAEDWKEKWKILQKVKDPHQKEELMRVNGKKASFTFYEQLFQMCLDKELLNLNQVPLMHIQGKNDVIIADSHAQGYRKNRENIQAESKFIELPNSDHDFSHTEEQRLAIEETLTWFKRTL, from the coding sequence ATGAAAAAGACAGAAACACGCGAAGCTGTTGTCCTAACAAATGATGAAAATAAGTTATTTGGCATCTTGCACCGCCCTTTAATCTCTCCACCGTATCCAGCGATTCTTATTTGCCATGGATTTGGCGGCGATAAACTTGGCCGCAATCATCTCTACCTCATTTTAGCACAGCTTTTAGCAAAGGAAGGTATCGCTACTCTTCGTATCGATTTTCGAGGCTGCGGAGATAGTGAGGGGAATTTTAATGAAGTCACTTTTGAAAATTTGTTGAGCGACGCAAAGGCTTCCCTGGATTTTTTACAGCAAGATACATGTATTGATCAGAATCGATTAGGTGTGCTTGGAAGATCATTAGGAGGAGCCCTTGCAGTCCTATTAGCCAGCCATACTAACGCTTTCAAAACAATTTGTTTATGGGCCCCCTTGTTTACTGCTGAAGATTGGAAAGAGAAATGGAAAATTTTACAAAAAGTAAAGGATCCTCACCAAAAAGAAGAACTTATGCGTGTCAATGGGAAAAAGGCTAGCTTTACTTTTTATGAACAATTGTTTCAAATGTGTTTGGATAAAGAGCTTTTAAATCTTAATCAGGTTCCTTTAATGCATATTCAAGGGAAAAACGATGTGATTATTGCGGATTCCCATGCGCAAGGCTATCGTAAAAATCGGGAAAATATCCAAGCTGAATCAAAATTTATTGAACTTCCAAATAGTGATCATGATTTTTCACATACTGAAGAGCAGCGTTTGGCAATCGAAGAGACGCTGACATGGTTTAAACGAACCCTTTAA
- a CDS encoding putative sugar O-methyltransferase: MMHKIFATFLFLFSYCSAFASENPTSVTDTSSYRDFCYLAATDDEVFQSFKREPVYRGVLEHVSYELGIEYLKIIQERYPDLLLNWDKFSTNDLIGSPIVCYYPELGNVSPSTLRYVKILGEIRSLFGDLSNKKIIEIGGGYGGQCKIISDQFAFNEYVIVDLPEPLQLTKKYLSNLGVNHVRLVPPTEIQEEECDLFISNYAFSECQRSMQAEYLEKYILKSSAGYMIHNNYREIMEPKSFSIMEIYTQLKMKGYKVRFYPEEPCTANRNILITWTK, translated from the coding sequence ATGATGCATAAAATTTTTGCCACTTTTCTTTTTCTATTTTCCTATTGCTCAGCTTTTGCTTCAGAAAATCCCACGAGTGTTACAGATACATCTTCTTATCGCGATTTTTGTTATTTAGCAGCTACAGATGACGAGGTTTTTCAGTCGTTTAAGCGAGAGCCTGTTTATCGGGGTGTACTGGAACACGTCTCCTACGAATTGGGAATTGAATATTTAAAAATTATTCAGGAACGCTATCCTGATCTCCTCCTTAATTGGGATAAGTTTTCAACAAATGATCTAATTGGATCCCCTATTGTTTGCTATTACCCTGAATTAGGAAATGTTTCTCCCAGTACGCTACGTTATGTGAAAATTTTGGGTGAAATTCGGTCTCTTTTTGGGGATTTATCGAATAAAAAAATTATTGAAATAGGTGGAGGATATGGGGGCCAGTGCAAAATTATCTCGGATCAGTTTGCCTTTAATGAATATGTGATTGTTGATCTTCCAGAACCTCTGCAGTTGACTAAAAAATATTTGTCAAATTTAGGAGTTAACCATGTCAGACTTGTTCCTCCTACAGAAATACAAGAAGAAGAATGTGATTTATTTATTAGTAACTATGCCTTTTCAGAATGCCAGAGAAGTATGCAAGCTGAATATTTAGAAAAATATATTTTAAAATCATCCGCCGGTTATATGATTCACAATAATTATCGGGAAATTATGGAACCGAAATCCTTTTCAATTATGGAGATATATACCCAACTAAAGATGAAGGGTTATAAAGTCAGATTTTATCCAGAAGAACCTTGCACTGCAAATCGCAATATTCTCATTACTTGGACTAAATAA
- a CDS encoding LemA family protein, with protein MGTALIVILAIIAFLALWGIGIYNRLVGLRNQVKNAWSQIDVQLQRRYDLIPNLVESVKGYMGYEKGTLESVIQARNTAAAAREAVEKSGGPTGGGSIKQLLGAETALKGALGNFFALAENYPQLRASENMQQLQEELSSTENKVAFARQSYNDQAMLYNTTQQEFPAVLFAAIFGHHPAELYEVQDAEAKKAVKVSF; from the coding sequence ATGGGTACAGCACTTATTGTCATTCTTGCCATTATAGCATTTTTAGCTCTATGGGGTATCGGAATCTACAACCGCCTAGTAGGCTTGCGTAACCAAGTAAAAAATGCTTGGAGTCAAATAGATGTTCAATTGCAACGTCGATATGACCTCATTCCAAACCTAGTTGAAAGTGTCAAAGGCTATATGGGTTACGAAAAAGGAACTCTAGAGTCAGTGATTCAAGCGCGTAACACAGCAGCGGCGGCTAGAGAAGCTGTTGAAAAAAGTGGCGGTCCTACCGGGGGTGGTTCAATTAAGCAACTTCTCGGGGCCGAAACAGCTTTAAAAGGAGCTCTGGGAAATTTCTTTGCCTTAGCTGAAAACTATCCACAACTTCGCGCTAGCGAAAATATGCAACAACTTCAAGAAGAACTAAGCTCTACAGAAAATAAAGTTGCCTTCGCTAGACAGTCTTATAACGATCAAGCCATGCTTTACAACACAACACAGCAAGAATTTCCTGCAGTGCTTTTTGCTGCAATTTTTGGACACCACCCTGCTGAACTTTATGAAGTTCAAGATGCTGAAGCGAAAAAAGCAGTTAAAGTCTCTTTCTAA
- a CDS encoding RasGEF domain-containing protein — translation MENMQIPNRSLVQPFVPPGAVSSGSDKASLEKKPAMEAKSSGRKFVESQPGDSLAQVTDKIKGLSQSLKQMPAVKTPPPLPTAPKPPLVDRRQSLPSRSAPSTDQLIMTSRESLATRKPPPAPPSQPSSKVTERQSFPQRKPVEASQTGQVTERQSFPQRRAASPAPSSVRHSAPDILTQRAKPLPPTPKITQILERSPIGKAIASHRMAKGEQLQGLHNMKLDNIAPKEETKKAVPPQFTPKSEIDAVSSKSVSKLSDLAKKQPVNKELTKEIASTLRREADAYFKNLDLHGLATKKIDKKGEVPSYDALANFSQNISFSVGKEILGEKNVGKRAALLSFYAQVGKDACEMGDFCTGMAIYSTLSSTSIDRLKQTANVLSQDGKDANEYLKNVFDPGENFKNLRTAENKFKEKGLTPLPAPGVLSRAIIIGGSENKAENLGEVFEKILKPLVAIKETESTPPIPRNATILKMFSFEDTKEFNGFIKENIKKLEAQAKEFGMQQATVKTRDEHIKDYLQSLSLKREPRK, via the coding sequence ATGGAAAATATGCAAATTCCAAATCGCAGTTTGGTTCAGCCCTTTGTACCCCCGGGTGCAGTCTCTTCTGGTAGCGATAAAGCTTCTCTTGAAAAAAAACCTGCGATGGAAGCTAAAAGTTCAGGTCGTAAATTTGTCGAATCGCAACCGGGCGATAGCTTGGCTCAAGTGACAGATAAAATTAAGGGTTTATCACAATCTTTAAAACAAATGCCAGCAGTCAAAACACCACCCCCTCTTCCAACAGCTCCAAAGCCTCCTCTTGTGGATAGGCGCCAGTCCCTTCCTTCTAGAAGCGCTCCTAGTACAGATCAATTAATCATGACTTCGCGTGAGTCGCTTGCTACAAGAAAGCCACCGCCTGCTCCCCCTAGTCAACCTTCAAGTAAAGTAACTGAACGGCAGTCTTTTCCGCAAAGAAAACCTGTAGAAGCAAGTCAAACTGGTCAAGTCACTGAAAGACAGTCTTTTCCGCAGAGAAGAGCTGCATCTCCAGCTCCGTCATCCGTTCGACACTCAGCACCCGATATTTTAACTCAGCGTGCTAAACCCCTGCCTCCCACGCCAAAAATTACGCAAATTCTTGAAAGAAGCCCCATCGGAAAGGCTATTGCAAGTCATCGTATGGCTAAAGGTGAGCAACTTCAAGGCCTACATAATATGAAATTAGATAACATTGCCCCAAAAGAAGAAACTAAAAAAGCCGTGCCACCTCAATTCACCCCTAAATCGGAGATTGACGCTGTTTCATCCAAATCTGTAAGTAAATTATCTGATTTGGCAAAAAAACAGCCTGTTAATAAAGAGCTAACTAAAGAAATTGCTTCAACTTTGCGAAGGGAAGCAGATGCTTATTTTAAAAATCTAGACTTACATGGATTAGCAACAAAAAAAATTGATAAAAAAGGGGAAGTTCCTTCTTACGATGCTTTGGCTAATTTTTCACAAAATATTTCTTTTTCTGTAGGCAAAGAAATACTCGGAGAAAAAAATGTTGGTAAAAGAGCTGCTCTTCTTTCTTTTTACGCCCAAGTTGGGAAAGATGCATGTGAAATGGGCGATTTTTGCACAGGAATGGCTATCTACTCAACCTTAAGCAGTACCTCGATTGACAGGCTAAAACAGACTGCTAATGTATTGTCACAAGATGGAAAAGATGCAAATGAGTATTTGAAAAATGTTTTCGATCCAGGTGAAAATTTTAAAAACTTACGGACTGCTGAAAATAAATTTAAAGAAAAAGGACTCACCCCACTCCCTGCTCCAGGTGTTTTATCTCGAGCGATTATTATTGGTGGATCAGAAAATAAAGCAGAAAATCTTGGTGAAGTTTTTGAAAAGATTCTCAAGCCTTTGGTTGCAATAAAAGAAACTGAATCGACGCCACCAATACCTAGAAATGCGACAATTCTAAAAATGTTTTCTTTTGAAGATACGAAAGAATTTAATGGATTTATCAAAGAAAATATTAAAAAATTGGAAGCACAGGCAAAAGAATTCGGAATGCAACAAGCCACAGTTAAAACTAGGGATGAACACATTAAAGATTATTTACAGTCACTTTCTTTAAAAAGAGAACCAAGAAAGTAA
- a CDS encoding diphosphate--fructose-6-phosphate 1-phosphotransferase: protein MRIHSSLQKRRLAYLPRLPEILRSLTRLVPLFEAENHENELPLPVVQLFSKTIDQQLLRFVEGENKTHRPLNVGVVFSGGQASGGHNVISGLFDALKLLNPESKVFGFLNGPAGIINNQSMEITAEILKNFRNLGGFDLIGSGRTKIESPDQFQAALKAVQGLHLDGLLIIGGDDSNTNAAFLAEYFLAKGCKTCVVGVPKTIDGDLKNESIEVSFGFDTACKTFSQTIGSILTDCLSAKKYYFFIKLMGRSASHITLECALQTHPNLTFIGEEIAAQQKTLKDIVRQITDMICLRAEKKKNYGVILIPEGLIEFIPEVKTLIQELNTLLASSLPHLKEIEARPKASDKIEYIIKKLSIPSQECFSLLTQDIQLQLLMGRDPHGNVQVAKIETERLLIALVSQALAQRKKTGTYVGNFSAQPLFYGYEGRSCLPSNFDSQYCYALGHVAALLVNAKLTGYMSCVTDLSLPVEQWGIGATPLIKMMGMEERNGELKPVIQKSLVNLQGKPFAIFSQERDKWILEDLYCDPGPIQFFGARDETDQIPLTLEYEYSRHTHLSFSHTS, encoded by the coding sequence ATGCGGATTCATAGCTCATTACAAAAACGACGTTTAGCTTATTTGCCTAGATTGCCAGAAATTTTGCGTTCTTTAACGCGTCTTGTTCCTCTTTTTGAAGCCGAAAACCATGAAAATGAACTTCCTCTTCCCGTCGTTCAACTTTTTTCCAAGACAATTGATCAACAACTACTGCGATTTGTAGAAGGGGAGAATAAAACTCATCGACCCCTTAACGTCGGGGTTGTATTTTCTGGCGGTCAAGCTTCTGGAGGACACAATGTCATTAGCGGTCTATTTGATGCATTAAAACTGCTAAATCCTGAAAGCAAGGTTTTTGGCTTTTTAAATGGTCCAGCAGGAATTATCAATAATCAATCCATGGAAATTACAGCCGAAATTTTGAAAAACTTCAGAAATTTGGGTGGATTTGATCTCATAGGATCCGGACGTACCAAAATCGAATCGCCTGATCAATTCCAAGCAGCTCTGAAAGCCGTGCAAGGATTACATCTCGATGGACTGCTTATCATTGGAGGGGATGATTCCAACACAAATGCAGCCTTTTTAGCTGAATATTTTTTAGCTAAAGGATGTAAAACATGTGTTGTAGGCGTTCCTAAAACAATCGATGGAGACCTAAAAAATGAATCAATTGAAGTCTCTTTTGGATTTGATACTGCTTGTAAAACCTTTTCACAGACAATTGGAAGTATTCTCACAGATTGCTTATCCGCTAAAAAGTATTACTTTTTCATTAAGTTGATGGGAAGATCTGCTTCTCACATTACCTTGGAGTGTGCTCTTCAAACGCATCCTAATTTGACATTTATAGGTGAAGAGATCGCTGCGCAGCAAAAAACATTGAAGGATATTGTTCGACAAATTACCGATATGATTTGTCTGCGAGCAGAAAAAAAGAAAAATTACGGAGTGATTTTAATTCCTGAGGGATTGATTGAATTTATTCCAGAAGTTAAGACACTGATTCAAGAACTAAATACTCTTTTAGCTAGCTCTTTGCCTCATTTAAAAGAAATCGAAGCTAGACCAAAAGCAAGCGATAAAATTGAATACATCATCAAAAAATTGAGCATTCCTTCTCAAGAGTGTTTTTCTCTATTAACACAAGATATTCAACTTCAATTACTGATGGGACGCGATCCCCACGGCAATGTGCAAGTGGCGAAAATTGAAACTGAAAGATTATTAATTGCCCTTGTGAGTCAAGCCTTAGCTCAACGCAAAAAAACTGGCACATATGTCGGAAACTTCAGTGCACAACCGCTTTTTTATGGCTATGAAGGTCGATCATGTTTGCCTTCCAATTTTGATAGCCAATATTGTTATGCATTAGGACATGTCGCAGCTTTACTTGTGAATGCCAAACTAACGGGTTATATGAGTTGTGTAACCGATTTAAGCTTACCCGTTGAGCAATGGGGAATTGGAGCAACGCCCTTGATTAAAATGATGGGGATGGAAGAAAGAAACGGGGAGTTAAAACCTGTGATTCAAAAATCCCTTGTTAACTTGCAGGGCAAACCGTTTGCAATTTTTTCTCAAGAAAGGGATAAGTGGATTTTAGAAGATTTATATTGCGATCCAGGGCCTATTCAGTTTTTTGGGGCTAGAGATGAAACAGATCAAATTCCTTTGACTTTAGAATATGAATATTCAAGACATACACATTTAAGTTTTTCTCATACAAGCTAA
- a CDS encoding alpha-1,2-fucosyltransferase, whose protein sequence is MNILKQLFLLGSIFCSFCLQAATPYIVPVMTGQLGNQLFQIAAATSLALDHNAKVTVPDLKNLKTWGIPTNRQLVLWRIDTTEPKVALTSFTEASFAYAPIPYKPNMKLNGYFQSEKYFEKHKDEIIKLFAPMETIENDLKNRYTDVVDHPCSISIHIRTYMDSDPKHLYYYLNGRAYVEEALSFFPEDAYCVVFSDNIEWCKKELAGIRPNLRFIEGESHINDFYLMSFCKHNIISNSSFSWWSAYLNQNPYKVVIAPKKWFTPRVGHDTRDLIPNSWITIDY, encoded by the coding sequence ATGAATATCCTTAAACAACTGTTTTTACTTGGGAGTATTTTTTGCTCATTTTGCCTTCAAGCGGCAACCCCTTACATAGTCCCCGTTATGACAGGGCAGCTTGGCAATCAATTATTTCAAATCGCTGCAGCAACAAGCTTAGCCCTTGATCATAACGCAAAAGTTACAGTCCCAGATCTGAAAAATTTAAAAACCTGGGGAATCCCGACAAATCGTCAATTAGTCTTATGGAGGATTGACACAACAGAGCCCAAAGTTGCCCTAACGTCTTTTACAGAGGCTAGCTTTGCTTATGCTCCGATTCCCTATAAGCCGAATATGAAGCTCAACGGTTATTTTCAATCCGAAAAGTACTTTGAAAAGCACAAAGATGAAATTATCAAATTGTTTGCCCCGATGGAAACAATCGAAAATGATTTAAAAAACCGCTATACAGATGTAGTGGATCATCCTTGCTCGATCTCGATTCATATTCGAACTTATATGGATAGCGATCCAAAACATCTCTATTATTATTTAAATGGAAGGGCCTATGTTGAAGAAGCACTGTCTTTCTTTCCCGAAGATGCTTATTGCGTCGTTTTCTCGGATAATATTGAGTGGTGTAAAAAAGAATTAGCTGGAATTCGCCCAAATTTACGTTTCATAGAAGGCGAATCCCACATTAATGATTTTTATTTAATGTCATTTTGCAAACACAATATTATTTCAAATTCTAGTTTTTCTTGGTGGTCAGCTTACTTAAATCAAAATCCTTATAAGGTTGTCATCGCACCTAAAAAGTGGTTTACACCTCGAGTCGGCCATGATACACGCGATTTGATTCCAAATAGCTGGATCACAATTGACTATTAG
- the nhaD gene encoding sodium:proton antiporter NhaD yields MDNPTTCMAIVFIIGYLFIIFEHPIGLNKATTALMMGVICWIFQFANAAFTPEENMQYLGLHLSDISQVIVFLLGALIIVEILNAHQGFDILLRFFRTLSKRKILWGIGLVTFFLSSILDNLTATIVMVSILQKLIRDPKDRLLIGGGIVIAANTGGVWTPIGDVTTTMLWIGGQISTVQTIQTLFVPSFISFIMSFLCLTFFVKGNIEQPPSIENKQMTSLSLAVLILGLGSLVLVPIFKVVTGLPPFMGMIFGLSLLWTFTDFIYRKEQNHPLKAVEIASKIDLSGPLFFLGILLTVNALETSHLLTSLAHWLDSYFHSTAIIATLIGIASSLVDNIPLVAATMGMYDMAQYPMDSSFWQLIAYCAGTGGSLLIIGSAAGVILMAMERVSFSSYLKYITIPAFIGYISGIFTYFLIS; encoded by the coding sequence ATGGATAATCCAACAACCTGCATGGCGATTGTTTTTATTATTGGATATTTATTTATTATTTTTGAACATCCCATTGGATTGAATAAAGCGACCACAGCCCTTATGATGGGTGTGATTTGTTGGATTTTTCAATTTGCAAATGCTGCTTTTACTCCAGAAGAAAATATGCAGTATTTAGGTTTACATCTTTCCGATATTAGCCAAGTGATTGTTTTCTTACTTGGTGCGCTCATCATCGTCGAAATTTTAAATGCACATCAAGGATTTGACATTCTTTTACGGTTTTTTCGAACCCTTTCCAAACGCAAAATATTATGGGGAATTGGTCTCGTTACATTTTTTCTTTCCTCGATTTTAGACAATTTGACAGCAACAATTGTCATGGTGTCCATCCTACAAAAGCTAATTCGGGATCCAAAAGACCGTCTTTTAATTGGTGGTGGAATTGTAATTGCGGCCAATACTGGAGGCGTATGGACTCCTATTGGAGATGTAACAACGACAATGCTTTGGATTGGTGGTCAAATTTCGACAGTGCAAACAATTCAAACTCTTTTTGTTCCTAGTTTTATTTCATTTATCATGTCTTTCCTTTGTTTAACTTTCTTTGTAAAAGGAAATATTGAACAGCCTCCTTCTATTGAAAATAAGCAGATGACGTCCCTCTCTCTTGCTGTTTTAATTTTAGGACTTGGGAGTTTAGTTCTCGTTCCCATTTTTAAAGTTGTCACAGGCTTACCACCTTTTATGGGAATGATTTTTGGACTGAGTCTATTATGGACTTTTACTGATTTCATTTATCGCAAAGAACAGAATCATCCTTTAAAAGCTGTCGAGATTGCTTCAAAAATCGACTTATCTGGTCCTTTATTTTTTTTAGGTATACTACTAACTGTAAATGCCCTAGAAACATCTCATCTTCTGACTTCATTAGCTCATTGGCTAGACAGCTATTTTCATTCGACAGCAATTATTGCTACTTTAATCGGGATCGCCTCTTCATTAGTTGATAATATCCCCTTAGTTGCAGCCACTATGGGAATGTACGACATGGCTCAGTATCCTATGGATTCTTCATTTTGGCAACTCATTGCCTATTGTGCTGGAACAGGAGGAAGTTTGCTCATTATTGGCTCAGCAGCTGGTGTTATCTTAATGGCAATGGAACGGGTAAGTTTTTCCTCTTATTTAAAATATATAACGATACCTGCGTTTATCGGATATATATCTGGCATTTTTACTTACTTTTTAATTTCTTAA
- a CDS encoding M48 family metallopeptidase, translating into MNFWEAQRRAKSRTSLYVAIFVALTLIVAALSEWAFRTFSPETYDSSVPILGLLFILVTFSVAGYQYLMFKSFGGGYVAESMGAWRIDPKTNNPKERQLLNIVEEMALAASLPIPAVYVLHAKPINAFAAGLTSDNSAITITDGALQTLHRDEIQGVIAHEFGHIYNGDMKISLRLAAMVMGFFFVLYIGMRLLYLSGSINPRERNGDGRGGNPIAIAAIIFLFAGIFTWIFGSILKAAVSREREYLADACAVQFTRNPDGISNALKKIMSEQYTAMPERGMAYSHLYLDNHAGLSSLFATHPPLEKRIEAIEGRTYMPEEWKEDLDTANKKAHLASKS; encoded by the coding sequence ATGAATTTCTGGGAAGCACAACGTCGCGCTAAATCTAGAACATCGCTTTATGTTGCAATATTTGTGGCTTTAACACTCATTGTTGCAGCATTAAGTGAATGGGCTTTTCGTACGTTTTCTCCCGAAACATACGACTCTTCTGTTCCGATATTGGGACTGCTTTTTATACTTGTTACCTTCAGTGTAGCAGGCTATCAATATCTCATGTTTAAAAGCTTTGGTGGAGGCTATGTGGCCGAATCCATGGGAGCCTGGCGCATTGATCCTAAAACAAACAATCCTAAAGAAAGACAACTCTTAAATATTGTTGAAGAGATGGCTTTAGCAGCCTCTCTGCCAATTCCTGCCGTCTATGTTTTACATGCCAAACCCATTAATGCATTTGCTGCAGGACTAACCTCCGACAACTCTGCTATTACGATTACAGATGGTGCGCTTCAAACGCTGCACCGTGATGAAATTCAGGGCGTCATCGCCCATGAATTTGGTCATATCTATAATGGCGATATGAAAATTAGCTTACGCCTTGCAGCCATGGTCATGGGATTTTTCTTTGTCTTATATATAGGCATGCGCTTGCTATATCTTTCTGGAAGTATAAATCCGAGAGAAAGAAATGGGGATGGAAGAGGTGGTAATCCCATCGCGATAGCCGCCATCATTTTTCTTTTTGCTGGAATTTTTACATGGATATTTGGTTCCATTTTAAAGGCCGCTGTTAGCCGTGAAAGGGAATATCTAGCTGATGCTTGCGCTGTCCAGTTCACTCGAAATCCAGACGGAATTTCAAATGCCTTAAAAAAAATCATGAGTGAACAGTATACGGCCATGCCAGAACGAGGAATGGCCTATTCCCATCTTTATTTAGACAATCACGCCGGATTAAGCTCCCTTTTTGCAACCCATCCCCCTCTTGAAAAAAGAATTGAAGCAATCGAAGGACGTACTTACATGCCAGAAGAATGGAAGGAAGATTTAGATACCGCAAACAAAAAAGCACATTTGGCTTCAAAGAGCTAA